The DNA region AACGCCACACAAGTGCCTACTTTATGTGAAGACGTTGATATAAATGATGTGCATGTTATTCGTAATGATCATCAAGAAGCCATGTTGAAAAATTAAAATGTATTCTTTATTTTGTATTCATAATTTTTTGAATGTTATAATTTCTAAGGTTATTTGCTaacaattattattatttgaaattataggtgtttaaagTCATGACACCAATACACCAAGATATTATTATTTGAAATAATACGTGAATTGTAGgttgttttgtgttgttttgGTTTTGATGTAGTATACACTTGTTGGTTCTTAATGTAAGTTTGACTTTGATGTAATACAATTTTGGGTCTGATATGATTCACCAATGAGTTTGTTAATGTTTCTTGTCTGATACAATTTAGAGCACTTCATTTTAAAAACTTGGGAATTCTGTAAAATAagaaaatatatatttaaaaaaagaTAAATAAGTCTACAATCGATTTTTAATATAACTATTTTATAGGAAGAGTGTTATCCAGAATGATATACGCCAAAAATGACGTTGTTGGGTATCGAACCCAAGACCTGTAAATATTTTACTACATTTGTTTAATAAAACTATGATTATAGGTAGCACACTTTATAGTTAAATACAACAAAAAAATAGATCGTGATAACACTCTTACAATCACACGCTACCTAACACGGACATACAATCATGATAAATGCCTTTCATTATTGTTGTCATATATGTTTTTCGTAGTATTGTTAGAATCGTCATGATTTTTTTAGCACTGATCTTTGGATGATTCTTCATACCATAAGAATATGTTGATAATGAACTGCTCTCCTTTGATATTCTCCATCTTGAACATAATAAGAACCATGTTACACACCCAAAGAAGATAGGGTGtttgctctgatgccaattgaaattatGTTCTTAAAGGGGTAGATGTTAGACTAGATGCTTTAACGAATGTGTCCAATTCTTATACCTGAATAGACAAAAAATGTAAAACAAGATGATGAATCGTAAAGAAATAAAAGAATATCAAGGATTGTTAACCCTATTCAGTGAAAATAACACCTACGTCTTGGGGGCTTCTAACCCAAGAAAAGAAATTCGTTCTTCAATTGAATTAGTATAAAGTGTCTTACATGAACATCCCCATGTTCGATGTTTATCTTCTTAATTCTACAAGTGTATTTCTATTTAGGACTTtccctaaatatgagaacccctATCACTTTGTCTCAATCATTAACCCTAGTGATCacaataaaaatcaaaatattgAACATTGAGTTGCAACTCAACTAACAAACAAACTATATGCTTTTAGATATGAATGCAGGCGTTAGAGTGGTGCGCAAACAACAATATAAACGAAGACTCAAAGTGTAAACTCTAACACACAAATCTTAATTAATTGCACACTTCAAATGTTATATTTAGTTCTCCTTAAATAAAAATGCAACTTCGGGGCTTTTCTCGAATGGGATACTGAGGTGAGACCACGTCCTCCAAAAACATTTAATTTGTTTGAATTCAAATTGAAATCTCCAACTGGGTTGTTTGGGTCCATTTAATCGTACAAACAAAACTAATAAATGCATGGCTAAAAGACAACAACAAGgataattaaaataaaacaacAAAAATACGCTGAGAACAACATCCATCATGGCCTTCAGACAAATTCCATGTGTTGCACACATGTTGAAACATGTGATCCTACACGTGCCTTTTTTCACCAAAACATCTTTAACACTCCATGTGGTTTTTCTTAAAGCAGGCAATCCAAAAGAAACAACACTAATCTTTTCAACAAAATGATAAGAAAAGGTAATTAACCATGACCACCAAACCAAACATACACTAATTTTGTCAATGGCCTGGGTCAAAATGATAATATTTTAGTGGTTGTTATGCATGAAGCATATGCAATTAAGAATTTCTTAAATCCGTGGACTTGTTAACATGGTCTTGGATCTTCTAATCATTATAGTTTTAATATTAGGTTGACCTTTGAGTCCTATTTGAGAAGTAGTAATTTGTAGTAAATTTCCTTTGGGTGTGTTTAGTGTTTACATTTTTTAAGGTTCAACTAACCATTTAAATGAATTTGATCATTTGCTACTTCTCTTTTGTTTACATCCCAATACATTTCAAATTATTAAATATGAATCTCAAGTATTTTGAACAATGTATTTAAGTTTATTATTACACAAACCAAgtgaaatttattttttatatgaGAAAGAATACATATAAACATGAAAATAGCTCTAATACACATGTCAAGTTATGTATTCATACAGGATTATACTAGTATATCCTCGCATTATGGGGATGGTTTCTATAATCTCCTAAATTACTTTCtttataagaaaaaaaattatCAATCTAAAGCTGGTGAAGCTGACTCTGAATCAGAATCTTAAGCCGGTGAAGCTGAAGGTGATGCTGAAGCTGAAGCCGGTGAAGCTGAAGGTGATGTTGAAGCTGAAGCTGGTGAAGCTGAAGGTGATGCTGGATTTGAAGTTGGTGAAGCTGAAGGTGAAGTTACACCTGAAGCTGGTGACGCTAAAGGTGATGCTGAAGCTGAATCTCCACAAATAGGAGCTTTTCCTGTGACTAAAGGTTTGACATGAGAACATTTAGCTTTTGCTGGGGCTCCATTGAATGTGAGATCAACATTATTCAACTCCACACCTTCGCACGGTACACCACTACTGCAAATAATAGTCACTCCTTCTGCTGTTCCAGATGTGCCCTTAATATTCTTGAATGTAACTTTGCTTATCTTTATTAGTGATGGATTCTAAACCATGCAAGAAGTAATATTAGTCATATAACTTCTAATTTTATAATTAACATATAATTAAAGATGATGTAGTGATTACCTTTTTGGAACACTGGTTCCATGGACAATACTCTTGGTCAATGATGATAGGGTTCATAACATCAACCATGGTAATATCTTCAAAATGCATATCAGTAATAGTAATTTTTCCTGGTTCATCAGGCCAAGTCTTAATCCTCACACCATTTTCAGTTTTTGTTAGAGTACAATTCTTAACTATTAAACCTGCTACATTCTCTTCAGTTGTTAACTTTCCAAGGCTTCCAACACTAATACCATGTCCAGGTCCACAATTCACATTTTCGACAGTTACTTTTTCGCTACCATCACCCAATGATATGCAATCATCTCCAGTACCAATGTTGCTATTAGTAATTGTAACACCATTTGATCTTCCTATGTGGATTCCATCAGTATTAGGACTTTCATCAGGGGCTATAACTGTGACGGCATTAAATGTGATATTGCGACACGCCAAAACCATAAATTGAAAATATTTGCTGTCCTTA from Lathyrus oleraceus cultivar Zhongwan6 chromosome 1, CAAS_Psat_ZW6_1.0, whole genome shotgun sequence includes:
- the LOC127099794 gene encoding polygalacturonase, with the protein product MMKRLSITIIVSFLYFVADFVAAQPGVLDISKFGGAPNADITVAFTTAWNEACASTTAAKILIPAGTYKMGLLDVKGPCKAPIEVQVDGTIEAPIKNDDLKGAEQWIKFDTIESFTLSGKGVFDGQGADTWKHAPIAWKDTNSSKRAMNIYFHALTNSLVTGVTSKDSKYFQFMVLACRNITFNAVTVIAPDESPNTDGIHIGRSNGVTITNSNIGTGDDCISLGDGSEKVTVENVNCGPGHGISVGSLGKLTTEENVAGLIVKNCTLTKTENGVRIKTWPDEPGKITITDMHFEDITMVDVMNPIIIDQEYCPWNQCSKKNPSLIKISKVTFKNIKGTSGTAEGVTIICSSGVPCEGVELNNVDLTFNGAPAKAKCSHVKPLVTGKAPICGDSASASPLASPASGVTSPSASPTSNPASPSASPASASTSPSASPASASASPSASPA